The Synechococcus sp. CC9605 sequence GAGCAGAAAACGAGACATCTCACCGCCGGACGCCACCTCCGTCAGCGGCGCCATCGGTTGGCCGGGATTGGCGGAAAACAGGAATTGAACCGCGTCCGCACCATGCTCAGCCGGGTCACAGGGGGTGAGATCCACCTTGAAACGCACATTGGCCAGGCCCATGGGCGGCAACAGTTTCAGCAACGAGGCCTCTAAAGCCTCCGTCGCCTTGGACCGCTCGCGACGCAAGGCCGCATTAGCTTGGTCTCGCGTCTGGCGACGGTCGTTTTCCACCTGGTGCAGGCGGGTGAGATCAGCCGCGAAGCCTTCCGATCCCAAACGTTGAAGCAGCTCATCGCGCCGCTGAATCAAACCAGCCAGATCAAGGCCGTAGCGACGCTGCAGGCGTTTTAAGACCGACAAACGGTCCTGAATCCGCTCAAGGTGGTCTGGATCACTCTCGAGCGCCAAACCGTATTGATCGAGGGAGCGCAACAAAGCGTCGACACCAGCCTCGAGATCCAGGGCCTGATCAAGCAGGGGCTCAAGCGAACCATCCAGCTGCGCCATGGCCTGCAGCTCCTGGATGCACGCCGCGAAGTGATCCTGCAGCGAAGGCGCCTGATCGACACCATCGCGGATTCGGCCAAACAGCAAGGCCAGACTTTCCAGCAGCCTCACGCCATGGACGAGGCGGTCTTGATCTTGTTCCAGCCGCTGCTGCTCTTCTGGATCGTCGAGATCGGCAGCTTGCAGCTGCTCCAACTGCTCTTCCTGTTCAGCCCGCTCCTGTTCGGAGCGCTGCTGCTCCTGCTCAAGGGCCATCAGGGCATCTGATGCCTGGCGCCATTCGGTCCAGGCATCAGCCACCCGTGCTTTGACCTCGGCCAATGCAGATCCACCGAGACGATCAAGCCAGAGCCGTTGCTGCCCCGCCCGCGACAACAACTGGGTCTGTCCCTGAACCGTGAGATCAATCAACAGCGGCCTGAGCTCAAGCAACTGCTGACGGTTCACCGTGCTGCCGTTCAGCCGGCAGCGACTGGAATAACGATCACCCTCCTGCCGTTTCCATGCGCGACTGATCAGGAGCTCCTCTTCGGGGTCAAACTCCGCCGCGATCAACCACTGCTCGAGGGCTGGGTTGAGTTGAAACGCAGCCTCGATCCTGGCGCGATCCGAACCAGCCCGCAGCAGACGAATGCCGCTGGAACCCTGCGCTCCACCAAGCACCGCATCGAGGGCATCGAGAAGGATCGACTTGCCAGCTCCGGTCTCACCGGTGAGCACCGTGAAACCGGAGCTGAAATCCAGTTCAAGACTCTCAATCAGAGCGATGTTCTGCAGCTGCAGACCGGTGAGCACGTCCAGCCCTGTGATAATGCCGACCGTAGCGGCAGCTCGGTTCGTTTAGAAGGGGTGTCGAACATCCCGATTAATTGATGGCGCAGGAGCTCGGGGATTTCATCGAAGCCGCGGGGTTGCTCGAGTACGACCCCGCCGCCATCACACGTATCTATGCAGGCCATCCCCAGCGGTTGATCCGTCGGCTCTGGCAAACCCTTGTACCCATCGGCCTGTTGCTGCTGGGCGTCGCCTTCGACTGGATCTTCCAGTTGCTGAAGGATGAGGAACGGGCTCGCGGCCGCGCCCGCGAATGCGCTGAGCTCCTGGTGGATCTCGGCCCCGCCTTCATCAAAGCCGGCCAGGCGCTCTCCACCCGACCGGACATCGTCCCCCCGTTGCTGCTGGAGGAACTGGCGCAGCTGCAGGACCAACTGCCCGGCTTCGACAGCGGCCTCGCCATGGCCTGCATCGAGGAGGACCTGGGGGC is a genomic window containing:
- the recN gene encoding DNA repair protein RecN yields the protein MLTGLQLQNIALIESLELDFSSGFTVLTGETGAGKSILLDALDAVLGGAQGSSGIRLLRAGSDRARIEAAFQLNPALEQWLIAAEFDPEEELLISRAWKRQEGDRYSSRCRLNGSTVNRQQLLELRPLLIDLTVQGQTQLLSRAGQQRLWLDRLGGSALAEVKARVADAWTEWRQASDALMALEQEQQRSEQERAEQEEQLEQLQAADLDDPEEQQRLEQDQDRLVHGVRLLESLALLFGRIRDGVDQAPSLQDHFAACIQELQAMAQLDGSLEPLLDQALDLEAGVDALLRSLDQYGLALESDPDHLERIQDRLSVLKRLQRRYGLDLAGLIQRRDELLQRLGSEGFAADLTRLHQVENDRRQTRDQANAALRRERSKATEALEASLLKLLPPMGLANVRFKVDLTPCDPAEHGADAVQFLFSANPGQPMAPLTEVASGGEMSRFLLALKTTLAAVDGSSTLLFDEIDAGVSGRVSGAMADLLQTLARQRQVFCVTHQPLVAAVADHHFRVSKHVEDGVTHSRVSRLRDTQERRQELADLAGGDQADAYAASLLDQRTA